One genomic window of Nicotiana sylvestris chromosome 10, ASM39365v2, whole genome shotgun sequence includes the following:
- the LOC138879026 gene encoding uncharacterized protein has protein sequence MVDGGSGVDICPLSTLQRMEIGTGKIRPNNICVRAFDGIKRDTVGEIDLVLTIGPVDFEVTFQVLDMDTSYKFLLGRPWIHAAGAVPSTLHQMVKFEYEDQEIVVHGED, from the coding sequence ATGGTGGATGGGGGttcgggtgttgacatttgtccacTCTCTACACTGCAGAGAATGGAAATCGGGACTGGAAAGATTCGTCCCAATAACATCTGTGTAAGAGCTTTTGATGGCATTAAGAGGGATACCGTCGGAGAGATAGATCTGGTGTTAACCATAGGCCCGGTGGATTTCGAGGTGAccttccaagtgttggacatggaTACATCTTACAAATTTCtcctaggaaggccttggatccatgccgCGGGGGCTGTACCTTCCACCCTTCACCAAATGgtaaagttcgagtatgaagatcAGGAAATTGTAGTCCACGGAGAAGACTag